Within the Bacteroidota bacterium genome, the region ATAAAGAACTTGGCAGTATTGAAAAGGGGAAAAAGCCCGGGTTGAATTTAATTTCAAATGTCGATTTGGGGAAGATTCAACTTACTGCTGAAAGCAAAATAAAAAAATTGGTTTAGTGCGCGAGAAGATTTGCGACTTTACTTAACAACCGCCACGGGTTTGATCTTCATGATCGTTTCAGCAAGAATCAGATCCTGTGGATTGGTGATCTTAATATTTTCAGGGGTACCATCGATCAGGTGAACTTGTTCTCCGCAGGATTCAACAATCGAAGCATCATCGGTAAATGTGGTTTTGTATTCCTTTTGGTACGCTTTTTTCAGTATCGCAGAACTAAAACATTGGGGTGTTTGAATTACACAATAACGTGAGCGATCAACAGCCATACTTTTACCTGATTCGATCTTCCGGATGGAATCGTTGAGTGGAATTGCAGGCACAGCATTACCATACATCTCCGCATGGCGATATACCGCCAGGATAGTTTTAGTGCTTACAAGAGGACGAACCGCATCATGTACAGCAATAAGTCCCGGTTCGGTAATATGCTGCAAAGCATTTTTTACAGAATCGTAACGGGTTTCCCCGCCTTCAACTATTTTTATAGGAGTATTGAATTTATATTCCTGGCAAAGCTGATTCCAATAGTCGATCTGAGCAGAGGGTAAGGCAACTATAATTTCGGGATCAAGACCGCATTCGCTGAACTTAGTGATAGTGTGCATTAACACCGGTCTTCCATCAAGTTTCATGAACTGTTTCGGAACCGCTGAATTCATTCGTGTTCCATGACCTCCGGCTACTATAATAACGTATTTTTTTATCGGGATCTCTGTCATTACAACATAAGCGCAGTATTCCTGCCTGATAGTAGACCGGAACCTATAACGAAAATATGAAATCTAAAGGTTCACCAATTCACAAATTTTGAACAATGTCCCCGTTAGTTTTACAGGATCAGCATGGCATCGCCATAGGTGAAGAACCTGTATTTCTCTTTGATCGCTTCTTTGTAAGCCTTCATCACCAAATCGTATCCCCCAAAAGCGCTAACCATCATTAAAAGAGTTGATTCAGGCAAGTGGAAGTTGGTGATCATGCAATTGGCTATGCTGAAATCATATGGAGGAAAGATAAATTTATTGGTCCAGCCGCTGTAAGGTTTCAGGTATCCCTCGGTTGACACGGAGGTTTCAATAGCGCGCATAGTAGTGGTTCCTACACAGCAAACTTTTTTCTTGCGGGCAATTCCTTTGTTGATAATATCAATAGCAGGTGCCAATATTTCTGCCTGTTCCGAATCCATTTTGTGTTTGGTCAGATCCTCCACCTCAACCGGACGAAAAGTACCCAGTCCGACGTGCAATGTAATGTTGGCGAAGTTTACACCTTTTAACTCAAGTTTCTTTAACAACTGTTTACTGAAGTGCAATCCTGCTGTAGGTGCCGCAACCGCGCCTTCTTTTTTAGCATAAACCGTTTGATAACGCTCAGCATCATCAGGAGTTGGAGCACGTTTGATA harbors:
- a CDS encoding 2-C-methyl-D-erythritol 4-phosphate cytidylyltransferase, which gives rise to MTEIPIKKYVIIVAGGHGTRMNSAVPKQFMKLDGRPVLMHTITKFSECGLDPEIIVALPSAQIDYWNQLCQEYKFNTPIKIVEGGETRYDSVKNALQHITEPGLIAVHDAVRPLVSTKTILAVYRHAEMYGNAVPAIPLNDSIRKIESGKSMAVDRSRYCVIQTPQCFSSAILKKAYQKEYKTTFTDDASIVESCGEQVHLIDGTPENIKITNPQDLILAETIMKIKPVAVVK
- the queA gene encoding tRNA preQ1(34) S-adenosylmethionine ribosyltransferase-isomerase QueA; protein product: MKLSQFKFNLPKELLADTPAKNRDEARLMVIDRKTGKIQHKVFKDILGYFGEGDVMILNDTKVFPARMWGNKEKTGAKIEVFLLRELNRESRLWDVLVDPARKIRIGNKLYFGENDLLVAEVIDNTTSRGRTLRFLFDGPYEEFKKILETLGQTPLPKYIKRAPTPDDAERYQTVYAKKEGAVAAPTAGLHFSKQLLKKLELKGVNFANITLHVGLGTFRPVEVEDLTKHKMDSEQAEILAPAIDIINKGIARKKKVCCVGTTTMRAIETSVSTEGYLKPYSGWTNKFIFPPYDFSIANCMITNFHLPESTLLMMVSAFGGYDLVMKAYKEAIKEKYRFFTYGDAMLIL